One segment of Candidatus Manganitrophus noduliformans DNA contains the following:
- a CDS encoding ParB N-terminal domain-containing protein, producing the protein MPEKKPKKPRAPGAVRKRRKPAGVAVGLEATELLAARPPGNVIDLHQQIEADGGKVLSIYREPYGGHWLVMAALPIDKVSPTPYQRNLSETHVLKLERVIGKIGRFLDPIITVRIDKEGIAKYWTPNGHHRLSAMRTLGAKSIIAIVAPEASVAYQILALNTEKAHNLRERALEVVRMYRELAGLGDAMEETYQLEFEEAALITLGFCYEARPRFSGGAYHPILRRVDTFIKKPIGDATALRQERADALLRLDETVSSRVELLKARGLTSPYLRSFIVARINPIRFRPKDAEPLSFNETLERMSKALAKFNPEKIKPEDLAKTGGVAEEAE; encoded by the coding sequence ATGCCGGAGAAAAAGCCGAAGAAGCCGCGCGCGCCGGGCGCCGTCCGAAAACGGCGGAAGCCGGCGGGGGTGGCGGTGGGGCTGGAGGCGACCGAGCTGCTGGCCGCGCGACCGCCGGGAAATGTGATCGATCTCCATCAGCAGATCGAAGCCGACGGCGGGAAGGTCTTGTCGATCTACCGGGAGCCTTACGGCGGTCATTGGCTGGTGATGGCGGCGCTTCCGATCGACAAAGTATCGCCGACCCCCTATCAACGCAATCTCTCCGAAACGCATGTCCTCAAGCTGGAGCGGGTGATCGGTAAGATCGGCCGCTTCCTCGACCCGATCATCACCGTTCGGATCGACAAGGAGGGCATCGCGAAATACTGGACCCCCAACGGCCATCACCGGCTCTCGGCGATGCGGACCCTCGGCGCCAAAAGCATCATCGCGATCGTCGCGCCCGAAGCATCGGTCGCCTATCAAATCCTGGCGCTGAATACCGAGAAGGCGCACAACCTTCGCGAGCGGGCGCTGGAAGTGGTCCGGATGTACCGGGAATTGGCCGGCCTGGGCGACGCCATGGAAGAAACCTATCAGCTTGAATTTGAAGAAGCGGCCCTGATCACCCTCGGCTTCTGCTACGAAGCGCGCCCCCGTTTCTCCGGCGGAGCGTATCACCCGATCCTGCGGCGCGTCGACACCTTTATCAAGAAGCCGATCGGCGATGCGACGGCGCTCCGTCAAGAACGGGCCGACGCCCTGCTTCGATTGGATGAAACCGTCAGCAGCCGGGTAGAGCTTTTAAAAGCACGTGGACTGACCAGCCCTTATCTGCGCAGCTTCATTGTCGCAAGAATCAACCCGATCCGCTTTCGACCCAAGGATGCCGAGCCGCTCTCCTTCAATGAGACGCTTGAGCGGATGAGCAAGGCGCTGGCGAAGTTTAATCCGGAGAAGATCAAGCCGGAGGATCTGGCGAAGACCGGCGGGGTGGCGGAAGAAGCGGAATAA
- a CDS encoding DUF502 domain-containing protein, with protein sequence MSDDNQASPPEREGESRFPEDYLNAVRRYFIAGLLVVVPIWGTYLALRTLFKTLDGVLGNLLKGSGIYYLPGFGILVLISLILLAGLFATNIFGKKFLQMWDDFLHRVPVVRNVYSLVKSIVETLSVQQKERGRFHRVVLVEYPRKGAYSIGFVTGEVRAEIQRLPFERLVNIFIPMTPTPFTGFLIHLPESEVIPTSLSVEEAMKMIVAAGIYAPVSISDLAEAARSSAKEELR encoded by the coding sequence ATGAGCGATGACAACCAAGCCTCCCCGCCGGAGCGGGAGGGGGAAAGCCGGTTTCCTGAAGACTACTTAAATGCGGTCCGGCGCTATTTCATCGCGGGCCTCCTGGTGGTGGTCCCGATCTGGGGAACCTACCTTGCCTTAAGGACGCTCTTTAAGACCCTCGACGGCGTGCTCGGCAATCTTCTGAAGGGGTCCGGCATCTATTACCTGCCGGGATTCGGGATTCTCGTTTTGATCTCCCTGATCCTTCTGGCGGGTCTCTTCGCGACGAATATTTTCGGCAAGAAATTCCTGCAGATGTGGGACGATTTTCTCCACCGGGTCCCGGTGGTCCGGAACGTCTACTCGCTGGTGAAGTCGATCGTGGAAACCCTCTCGGTCCAGCAGAAGGAGCGCGGGAGATTTCATCGTGTCGTCTTGGTCGAATATCCGCGGAAAGGAGCGTATTCCATCGGTTTCGTGACGGGGGAGGTCCGGGCGGAAATTCAGCGGCTCCCGTTTGAGCGGCTGGTCAACATCTTCATCCCGATGACCCCGACCCCCTTCACCGGCTTTCTGATCCACCTTCCCGAGTCGGAGGTGATTCCGACGTCGCTAAGCGTGGAAGAGGCGATGAAGATGATCGTCGCGGCGGGAATTTACGCCCCCGTCTCCATCAGCGACCTGGCCGAAGCGGCCCGGTCGTCTGCGAAGGAGGAACTGCGTTGA
- a CDS encoding CBS domain-containing protein, whose translation MRRIDFMVGQTDFNTLTAAQFMQQDVVYFTKSVKAQSIAAAITTGNFGSVPIVDSDLKPVGIVSEYDLLKAMRQGKQLNEISAGDIMTKPAITVPVEASSAEIMKVMEDKHLIRVAVVDEDGKLVGMLARRDLMKGYLQSQVPDKVWWM comes from the coding sequence ATGAGACGGATTGACTTTATGGTCGGACAAACAGATTTCAACACACTGACCGCTGCTCAGTTCATGCAGCAGGACGTGGTTTATTTTACAAAATCGGTAAAAGCGCAATCGATTGCCGCGGCCATCACCACCGGCAACTTCGGGAGCGTGCCGATCGTCGACAGCGATCTGAAACCGGTCGGGATCGTGAGCGAATACGATCTGCTGAAGGCGATGCGGCAGGGAAAGCAGCTGAACGAAATCAGCGCTGGCGACATTATGACCAAACCGGCCATCACGGTCCCGGTCGAAGCCAGCTCGGCGGAGATCATGAAAGTCATGGAAGACAAACATCTGATCCGTGTCGCGGTGGTCGATGAGGATGGAAAACTGGTCGGAATGTTGGCCCGAAGGGACCTGATGAAAGGTTACCTCCAATCACAGGTCCCCGACAAAGTCTGGTGGATGTAG